TGGCGGCGCTGCTGCCGGCCGATGCCGTCGTCAGCGGCGACCTGCTTTTCCTGGCGGGGCAGCGGCACGACCTGAAGGAAGTCGACGCGGTGCTGGCCGCCGCGTCCCCGGACGAGCCCGGCGTGACCTGGCTGGTGGTGATCTGCCGGTCGGCGCCGCGGCTCGAACGGCTGGCCGGACGTCTCAGCCATTACGGCAAGTACTCGCATCTGGTGCTCCCGGCGCGCGGCCGGGTGCTCAAGGGGAACTGGCCCGTCGCGCAGTCGCCGTTGAGCGCGGAACTGCGCTGACCGAACGAGGGGATCCGACATGAAGACCAAGCTGACCGTCATCGTCCTGCCCCTGATGATCCTGGCCGCGGCCCTGACCGGCTGCGGCACCAGCAAGGCCCAGCGCGGCGTCCTGATCGGCGGGGCCGCGGGAGCGGCGGCGGGCGCCGCCGTGAGCGACGACGACACCAAGGGCGCCGCCATCGGCGGCGCGGCCGGCGCCCTGATCGGCGGCCTGATCGGCAACTACCTGGACCAGCAGGCCAAGGAGCTCGAGCGGATCGAGGGCGCCGACGTGACCCGCGAGGGCGACCAGCTCATGGTCACCTTCGACAGCGCCATCCTGTTCGACGTGGACTCGTCGGCCCTGCGCGCCGCGTCGGTGGACCTGGTGCAGAGGATGGCCGACGTGCTGGCCCGCTATCAGGAGACCGACATCCTGGTCATGGGCCATACCGACAGCACGGGGCCCGAGGAATACAACATGCGGCTGAGCGAGCGCCGCGCCGAATCCGTGGGCGCCGCCCTGCGGA
The nucleotide sequence above comes from bacterium. Encoded proteins:
- a CDS encoding OmpA family protein, with protein sequence MKTKLTVIVLPLMILAAALTGCGTSKAQRGVLIGGAAGAAAGAAVSDDDTKGAAIGGAAGALIGGLIGNYLDQQAKELERIEGADVTREGDQLMVTFDSAILFDVDSSALRAASVDLVQRMADVLARYQETDILVMGHTDSTGPEEYNMRLSERRAESVGAALRTHGVTASRIRARGYGENSPVADNATIPGRQQNRRVEVDIRVNEEFRARAAGQG